A stretch of the Lolium perenne isolate Kyuss_39 chromosome 3, Kyuss_2.0, whole genome shotgun sequence genome encodes the following:
- the LOC127344802 gene encoding uncharacterized protein, with the protein MQSEQVKMRFGRCPYCRAMIYQDPSAVIYYCSKCRTPIRGKNPEPADDTDYALAQLEILSFDTMSTFSDDTDLTSSTAELDLTTSTRDNGVAASSSSAYRPYRSAIRTGPRSGDLDRYGEPAEARGTGSSPMHSRVSELRPASRRTRRPASADLDDHGSGGDFDVPRTKSASCYGRRASPLSSQELDAAVMGLPGDARGNGPASAAAAAAAAARSPLGDPAFQQDLLQALESLRKLIVAVEEPLRVDAPRLDLAAGAPPPKTAPYSNGAPQKVTRRDSRILRRLESQLAHALPEEDKVRRHDKAASSPSLMPSASASSASSSRRGASSRQLICRPILGGTPFVACDKCEEMLQLPAALSVDRLARVQCGGCGETLAVTLPARRAGSATDRPRKIFSAPQPQPTGFGADDAEEQHTRAAARSRLSGEQLRQGPVEGPLHRMLGYSSVSSVLRSRRYDEHI; encoded by the coding sequence ATGCAGAGCGAGCAGGTGAAGATGCGGTTCGGGCGGTGCCCCTACTGCCGCGCCATGATCTACCAGGACCCCAGCGCCGTCATCTACTACTGCAGCAAGTGCCGCACGCCCATCCGGGGCAAGAACCCGGAGCCGGCCGACGACACCGACTACGCGCTCGCGCAGCTCGAGATCCTCTCCTTCGACACCATGTCCACCTTCTCCGACGACACGGACCTCACCAGCTCCACCGCCGAGCTCGACCTGACGACCAGCACCCGGGACAACGGGGTCGCCGCCTCCTCATCCTCCGCGTACAGGCCTTACAGGAGCGCGATCAGAACCGGTCCGAGGAGCGGCGATCTTGACAGGTACGGCGAACCCGCTGAGGCTCGGGGAACCGGATCGTCCCCGATGCACAGCCGCGTCAGCGAGCTCCGGCCGGCCTCGCGGAGGACCAGGCGGCCCGCCAGCGCCGACCTCGACGACCACGGATCCGGCGGCGACTTCGACGTGCCGAGGACCAAGTCGGCATCGTGCTACGGGCGCCGGGCGTCCCCGCTCAGCTCGCAGGAACTCGACGCTGCGGTGATGGGTTTGCCAGGCGATGCGCGCGGAAACGGAccggcctccgccgccgccgccgctgctgctgccgccagATCGCCGCTGGGCGACCCCGCGTTCCAGCAGGACCTCCTGCAGGCGCTGGAGAGCCTCCGCaagctcatcgtcgccgtcgaggAGCCTCTCAGGGTCGACGCGCCCCGGCTCGACCTCGCCGCGGGCGCGCCTCCTCCCAAGACCGCGCCTTACAGCAACGGCGCCCCGCAGAAGGTCACGCGGCGCGACTCCCGCATCCTGCGCCGCCTCGAGTCGCAGCTCGCGCACGCGTTGCCCGAGGAGGACAAGGTCCGGCGCCACGACAAGGCCGCCAGCTCCCCTTCATTAATGCCGTCGGCATCGGCGTCATCAGCATCGAGCAGCCGGCGCGGGGCGTCGTCGAGGCAGCTGATCTGCCGCCCGATTCTGGGCGGCACGCCGTTCGTCGCCTGTGACAAGTGCGAGGAGATGCTGCagctgccggcggcgctgtccgtGGACAGGCTCGCCAGGGTACAGTGCGGAGGCTGCGGAGAAACGCTCGCGGTGACGCTGCCGGCGAGGCGCGCCGGCAGCGCGACGGACCGGCCGAGGAAGATATTTTCCGCGCCGCAGCCACAGCCAACTGGTTTTGGCGCGGACGATGCGGAGGAGCAGCACACGCGCGCGGCTGCGAGGAGCCGCCTGAGCGGCGAGCAGCTGCGGCAGGGCCCCGTCGAAGGGCCGCTCCACCGCATGCTCGGGTACAGCTCGGTCAGCTCCGTTCTGCGGAGCCGGCGGTACGACGAGCACATCTGA